A window of Gambusia affinis linkage group LG03, SWU_Gaff_1.0, whole genome shotgun sequence genomic DNA:
catgctaTGTTTTGCCACTTTAATAGAAAACCTTCAAACTGGGCCTGGCTGTGAATGTGCTGTTTCCGACGGTCCGTATTACTGATTAGAAATACGTCAGGCAAGGGAATTTTGCTACAAACCATGTGGTTCCTGCGTGGGTAGCTGCTCTGCCCGTGTTTCAGTGGACTGGAACATGTTGAGAGCCTCCATGTTGAGGGCACAGACGCCCCTCATGAAGGCTTTCTTCATAGACTCCTCATAGCGCTCTCGCTCAAAGTGTAGCCTCTGAATCTCTGCCTCAGCCTTCTCGAGAGCCTCAGATTGCTGTCGAAACAGACGGGTGAAGGCGGAAGGAAATCATAGGTTCTTACTTAATAAACCTGCTAACATTACCTAAAGTTACTTTCAGTCAAAAGTCATACTAGCAACTGGCACTAATTTACATTTCCTGATGCTCCATTTCTCTTTCAATTAAGTCAGCTTTACAAAGCTCTAACCCTCCAAATACTTATACAATTTAAAATGCCGTAAGTTTTGTTCACTCAGATgctgaaatcaaacatttttctaacaaatgGCTTCATAAATCTTAAGCTACACATTTAAAGAAGGAGTTGAATAAAATTGGTTGGCTTCATGTGACAAAATTTTGTATAGAACATCGAGACGAAACACACCTTTAGCTAAACAAAATCGGTgttctttgtcattttatttacctCTGCCAGCTTGGCCTCGTATTCTGCGGACAGGTGGGAGCAGACCTCCTCAGCCCTGGAACGGCACGCTCGCTCCACCTTAGCCTTCCAGTGCTTTTGGATCAGGCCGTGCCAGCTCTGCCACACCTTCCTCTTCAGCTGCAAACTGTAGTGCTGCCGCGCCACCTGAACAGCATGAGCCTGCCAGCGGAGCACAGCTACATGAAATATTGACACGGTAATAATTGCACGTTTCGTTTCTTCTCGGGTGGCTTGGGAACATTTTCCTGTGCTGCAGCTTGTCTGGTATGATTTTGATGTAGAAAAATGGTACGTTTGTTCAATGTAGATTAAGGATGTTTAAAGTTACTGTGTCACTGCTGAGTAAATAGCTAATGGAGAGGATAAAATTTTCCCATAAAGATTTAGAAGTGGTAGTTACAGTGCCGTGCAAAAGTATCTCTTTTGCTTGAACTCTTTAGATCTTGGTATAACTGCAGACTTCGGTGTGTTTTATTAGGCTTTCATGTAGAGACAAATACAAAGTATAACTGTGGATAGGATGGAAAATTGGAAAGggtttttaaatcactttaaatatacaaacaatGTAGTCTGCATTTGTGGTGAGTCCCCTTTGCTCTAAAACctagaaataaaatctagtgcaacTTATTGTTTTCTGAAGTTACTTGATTAGTAAATAGTCCTCCTGCATCtaatttaatgtcagtaaacAGTTATTGACTGCCATGtgatattttccttccacttcgcGGTTATATGTTTTGacaaaaactcaataaaatctataaaaaccATTGAAGTTTGCTACTTTAATGTGGGACAGACTGAATATTTTTCGCAAAGCACTGAATGTAGCTTTATAGAAAACATTCTTTAACGATAATTTTGATTcaaattctaataaataataaataatatacttCATCCATTAAGATTGATATCCACTAAAATTTATCAGggttttttaagatttttgtggCGCTAAAAACTTTTATTGAGCTTTATCAGAGAGTAAAGGGTTGGAGAGAGAAGGCATGCTGCAAGGACAGCTGTGTGTGCAACTTTATCCACAcaacaatttaagaaaaataatctcttcAATAACAgaagggtgtgtgtgttgggggggggATCTCTACTAGGAAAATCCCTTAAGTCTCAAAGCAGGTAAGTTTCAAGCTTATAGGAATGCATACCTCTTCTTTAGCCTCAGCATGCTGGAGTCTCCAGTGTGTGAAGGTTTTCATCTTTTCctgcttctctttctgtctATCCAACACCTGGCTCAGATTCCTGATCACCTGCAAGAGGACACATCACAACTATAAGCCTGCAAGTCTAAAAAGTTCCCGGTATGTTCCTCATCTTCTTGACCATACTAATCGGGTTAATGAATTAATGAACAGAGTATGAAGGAAACGGGAGATTAAAAGATGATTGCTCCAGTTTGGGAAAACGTGTCAACctcaaaaaaccccccaaaaaacaaaacatctcagTGCAACAAATTGCATCATTACTAAAGtgaagtgtgttttgttgttttcagtcaCAACCCATTTCTCACAAACAGTCACATAAAGGAAGCCGATCAATACAAATACCTCATCCTTTCTCTGGTTGGACGTCTCGTAGGTGCGCAGCAGCCCTTTCAGCGTGTAGAGCTCTGACTTCAGTCCAGCAATTTGGACTGCATGCTTTTCCCCCTCCTTCTTTATCTCCTTCCTGTGCTGCTCCATGAAGGCATACTTCCACTTCTGGAGCTCGGTTAGGACGTTTGACTGAACAGGAAACAAAGGGCAGGACATCAACAGAAGGTTTTCAGATTCCTTTATGGGGCCGAGGTTTGCTGAATATACTGACACATACTGAATTCTCCTTTAACTtgggaaatatttattcttttgctcAACACAATCACAAACTCATGCTGCCTTTCTTGATAAATACCAATAATGTGATTTCACCTAAACAAGCACAAACAAAGCCTTCATCAGTTATAagtgtgaaagtaaaaaaataacagtgttTTACTACTGGCCTATAAAAAGAGCCTTACTAAAACCTCATTTAATGGATCACAAGATCAGAAGAGCGCTGGTTCTCTGTGCCTTTTCTCAGCACTGATTAGCAGCTGATTGGTTGTCACATGCTCTCCAGGAATGAGCTGTACAACAGCTAAGGAAAAGGGCAGGGTGAACACATCCACCTCATCTAAAGTACTTTCACCAGCAGACACTTGTATAGTTAAAAGGTCACCGTTTCACAGAAGAAAGGAGCTGTCACCCTTTTCTGGAAAGTGTCATTAAGACTCGGTCCCTTCATAAGCTAAGAGAGGGATTGTTcgctttcatttttttcacccTATTAGTAAAGATTTAATATTGGCTAAATATACACTAAATACAATAACATTTGAATATCTGGAGTTTTAAAATGGGTTATTTTGTCATGATTATCCCTcagttcattaaaaacaaaacctgaaaatagctatttattataaaatttttGATGGAGATAACAATGTCATCATTCTAATAACAGAATTTGAAATGCATCATGAGACTTTTGAGGCAAATTACAACTGAGCCAAGTGTAACCCCTACTTAGCCACCCAACAAGATATTTTAGCTAAAGTAAAAAGACTGATGGATTATGGAAAGAAACTTCCATGGAAGAGGAACCAAACTAACCTTGAGGTTGTTGCTCCACGTGTCcagaatattttccattttgctaAGATTCTCGTCAGAGGTAAACGTCTCAGTGAAAGCACAATCATGGGACTCCTGGTTGTCTGAAGACTTGGATGCTGCCTGAAGATCCTCTGATGGCGCATCGTAGTGCACTGAAGTCTTGCTTGACGACGGACCTGCTGTCCTctcagctggaggaagaaaTTACAGCTACTGAGAATATGCATCTACAGCCATGAAGAAGGACTAGAAGCAAATTCCCATCACAAAAGAAGTACcataacattttatgtattttttcttcagcttaCCCTGAGGAGAGGCCTCTGACAATCTTGTGCTTCTGATGGAGTGCCTCTCGTCTGCTTCAGGATCTGGGAAATGGTTCACAAAGGATAAAAATGTACTGttctttaaacacacacacagccacacacaatctctattaaaactatttatttcattgtgaaaGTGGAAttctaaaaacagaagacagatTAAGAACTGGATAAGTGACGGCAAGAGTGCTGAATAAGATGAGCACGGCTCTCTCCGTCCAAGAATGCATTTATGTCAATGTCTTAATTAAATTCTGCAAGGAGAAACGAAAAAGCCTGCACTCTAAAGATCAGAGTGGGCAGAGTTCCAGGAGATCATTACTTATCAGCCTGTCTGCTCTCTGCACCGCCGTGCGTGGCTCAGTGAAAGTTAGAGCACCAAACCTTCAATGAGAGATGGTACTGGGGAGGGGAGCTGTTTAAGAAGGGTTATCATACAGAAAGACTCAGAAAGTAATGTGAGACACCAATATCTATTCTGTTACGGTGAACTGCAAGCTGAAAATGCAGAGTGCATGAAAACATACCGTTGCCATAGGTCGAGATGGGAAACCCTTTTTGAAACCTAATTATTAGATGGGGGCTAATGCTTAGCTTCTGCTAGAAAAattgaaggaaaatgtgtgCATATGAACATTTTCCTCATACAGATCTTACCTTGTAGATGCTGTTCGCTTGGTTCATCTGCTCTCTGGGAACGTTGACCTTGAGCAACAAAAAGCAGGTTATGTTTGGGGGTGATAACAGCATAGCGAAAGAGCTCCTCATACTCATCCTGTTGATTaaaacacacaagcaaacaTATATCTATGAGACGTATGGAGGACCAAATTATTTGCTGCACATAAAGAACATTAGACTAGGCGAAAAAGCAGCTTCTTGAACatgaaatctaaacaaaaactatgtgatctaaaaatagaaattgatttgtttattccaaattgtgaagaaaaataatgtctAACCTTTGAAGAAATTTGCCTTAGTTTTACAATTGACAATGGCTGTTTTGAGATGTGACCATTTATGCCAGTGTAAGGTTTCAGGGGTGGAAGACTATAGAGTCCTATTTCAAACATGAGGCAATGGTTTAAATAGAAATTGCTACACAAAGCATGCCTCTAGATTAGCTTGCATTTTCAGCTACAGCAAACGATTCTTTTAATCAACCTGAAGCTCAGAAGACACAGAGCTGCCCCGGTCTGAGTCTTTGGGGAGAACAGGAGtgtcttcatcctcctctgatGACATCTaggttaaaataaacaaacaataatgaCAATTTTATTACTTAGGATAATATTACGAGTTACTGACTGGTAAAAATAGatcataaattttatatttttttcacacccATGCCATAATAAAAGGTAGTCTGATGACAAAGTAAAGGTCCTAACTTAATAAAAGTATTAAACTCCACcataactgtaaaaataaatccccCATTTTTTCATTCCAAGGccagataaattaaaacataatcagGTCTCTATCTGGTTTCTAAGCCGTTTCTTAAAGACAAAATCCAGACTGTCATTGTCACTGTCCCATGGAAAAAGAAGCCCAAAGCATCACTCCTCCACTACTATGCATGACCCGTTGGTTAAGAAATATTAGTGCCAAACAAAGAACTGTGTGTTTTGGTCAATCATTTCTGACTTGGCcttattttttctaaagtgaCAGTGACCTGAAAACCATGTGATTCATGATATACAGATGCAACTCTCCAAACCAAAGTCTTGTTGCTTAGCAATGTTCTTGAATCTCTTCCAAACAAACCAGGCAAtactttttatgttgtaaatattaacatttagcAAGCTAATTAAAGCttatagagttttttttttgtacctttaATCTTGGTAGTCTGAAATTGGGGTAAATTTTCTAGAAAGCTCACTCATtaacaacatttaatgtttctaaGTTTTGAATGATAGACGCCATCTAGTTAAGAAAGTAGCCCTTATCCCATCCCGGATTGTCAGGTAGAAACATTTGCCTCTCTAAGATTAGAAGTGGTTACACTTCCTGATCAACAGTTAAGGGAGTGAATTTGATAACAATCTTCAGTTTGCGAGTTTCTCTCCCAAGATCCTACTGTCTGGGGATGTATAGTTTATCGCAAGTAGTTTCAAACACtcgtttttattattaaatcgTGACCGTGGACATTTCTATTTTGTGTAGCTTGCTGAGAGGCCAGATACATAATGCAGATGTCTACAAAAAGGCTAAATAACTTCCAATCAAgtgttttgacacaaaatcaAAAGTAATGTCAGCTGAAATATTCACTATAAGACCCAAGAATCATGCGATTTAAAGCAGATTTGTAGTTGAGATGGACAGGAAAATTAGCCAAGGTGAAATCTGCATAACTCGAATCACAATTCTGTAGCTTCTACAAAACAAGTTTAGCTAATAATGCTAGAAGGTTTGGTCGGAAATCCCTTCTTGTTTCATTAAAGattcaagacaaaataaaaaaaaaacctctaccGTGATCTCAAACGAGTCGTCAGTTGGAAAGTGCTTGCTTTGCCGTTTCAAATAAACAGACTCCCAAACAACAGCATCAGTGATTGGCTTATGCTTCTACAACTCCCGCAATCTCGGCTCTGGTTGGTTTAATTATTTCCAGGGTAACCGTAAGCGGAAGAACGCTAGCTTCTGCTACGTTTAAAGGGGACTTATACAGTTAACGTGAAGTGTAtacacaggagaaatgttggcaATATTATTAGCTTTACAATGGATAGAAgacataaaaccataaaaaactgtaatttgttcagattcaagCTCTGCATtattaagttaaaatataaTCAATCAGTTAGGAtggacattttattagaaatatttcatacaTTATATAGACTACAAAATATGGGTTTAATAGTTATGTTTGCCTGGGTTCCAGCACATattggagaagaagaaaatgagataaaatgGCAAAGAGGGCAATTCAAAATCCTATTACGGTAGTTTTAcagttaaaacaagtaaatctgagggaaagagttttgttaaagaaaaactgaaggaaaaatagtaaaaaatgtgggatgaagaaaaaacaggaagatggttttATATATATGCTTACATAAATTCTTtgactattattattttctaaaatccatccattttctatacacccttcgtccctaatggggtcgggagggttgctggcgcctatctccagctgcgttccgggcgagaggcggggttcacccttgacaggtcgccagtctgtcgcagggcaacacagaaaacagacaggacaaacaaccattcacacacacactcacacctagggagaatttagagaaaccaattaacagtcatgtttttggactgtgggaggaagccggagaacccggagagaacagggagaacatgcaaacccgggctgggaatcgaacccaggaccttcttggtgcaaggcaacagctctaccaactgcgccactgtgcagcccgcaaGTCACATGATTATATGctaaatgaactgaactttgCAGTTTGAATGATAAAGGTCATAGgtttcaactgaaaaaaataaataaaataaaaggtaaacTGTACATAGTCCATTTCTGTTACAATTGTAGAaaattttatatacattttgtcTTGGGTTTGAAAATGATGTGCTTAACAGTATTACAACACATGGAATAGGTCTTAATGGCCTGGCACTCCTGAGCTCCGACAGACTCTGGGGAGAGGAGACATATGGTCTCTCTCAGCTGTGGCAGTGCAGGAAGAGGAGCTGTTGGACTCGAGCCTCCTGACCACCTGGTTGATGGTACTTTGCTGTCTGAGGATGCCCTGTCAGCACCGGTACAAGACTACAAAATGACCGTAAAGAATACGCAGAAACTTGCCTGATTCTGGTGAGGTTTGGCCTAAATCTAGTACTCTGTTTAATAACCagaattgatatttttttgtaagcAACACAggaaatgcacacacacacacacgcacatgcattTTACTCTGTACACATGTTGACAGCCGAAGCAGACTTTAAACTGAAGGCATAACTGTGAGGATAATCCAAGCTGCTCGGCAGGGAGTGCAGGTTTCCTGTTGAATGACAGGAAGCTGTAACCTCCTGGGATTacttatttccattttatagcaGACAATTCACACATGTGTACGTTTggtaaaatgatcattttggGAAATTCTTTACACCTTTATGCAACATGTCTGAGCTTTCTttcgtatttttttttttattacataacaATGGCAATTATCTACATTTATGTTCCTTTGGATTAAGGTGAAAAGTGTTTTCCCAGTccaaattcttttttatttttgcttttttgttataCTTCAATGCTCAGATCAAATAAAGATAACCAGAGTAAATGCAAAACACAGTTTTCAActgataatttaatttattaaggagAATGTGCTGTCCAAACCAACTTGGCCCTATGTGAATAAGTAATCAACCCCTTAAAACCTGAATGCGCCATgcatcaacacacacaaactcttAACAGCATCAAGTGCTGTTAAGGGTTTGTGGTGATGACTGGTAATATCTTCTGTACTGCTTCTGAATGGGTTCTGGACTGCTCTTAGCAGAATTTCTTTCCTTCAACTACATAAGAAGGTTTGCAAGCCTGAATATCTGGTGAAGGTCATGCCACAACATCTCAATGGAGTTTCATCCATTCAAAGGAGGACTTGCTGGTTTGCTTCGGATCACTATCCTGTTGTATAAATCTAGTGAACTTGAACTCATTAGTATCACTAATTGAAGACTGGACATTCTACAAAAGTATTTCCTtataatgaaatattaattcatGGTGACAATCCGTTTTTCCGTCAGCTGTGATTAGTCGACCTCTAACTGAAAAGTACCGCTACCATGTTAGGCTGCCGGGTTGTGAGTGTCtgaaaatgttagttttgtcaAAGAAGCAACAGAACACATTATGTTTGTCCTGatctttccttcttctttttcttcttctctttcatgGTCAGAGGCACATCTGGACCTCATCACAGCATCATTATTCCTCCAGTCTCATCACCATTCTGGTCCCAATATCCAaacctttgtgtttctgttatgAAACTTTACATGTGATTTGTTCCTGCTCAGTATCCCCAACATAAATGTTTCTCTCTTTGCTACTTGATGTTTGGTCTTTCTTTGCAACAGTAAGCCAAGAGACCTCCGTGACCAAACTGCCATACTTGCCTGTCTACCCTCCAACAATAAGTCATCTGTTCTTAGCCACCACCTCCACTTCAGGcactgctgccacctgctgacCTCCACACTGCAGCCCCCCACTAACAAGATGATCTCATCCCCAATGTATTAACCACCTGAGCAGTTCTaatcttcctctctttttctccagCGAGTCTGCTGAATGAATCCCTGGAGTCTAAGATCCACACAtttatcatttgtgtttttaataagcTGTTAAGCTTTTTTCCTGTCACATCTGTTTCCTGCACTTTAGTCACGCTTCACACTTCtcacaccttttttttcccctttttttttttttgccagtctGCAGATGATTTTCCAAAAGTCTTGGAAATCAccaggatgttttttttgtggggagAGGTTGGCAGTCTGAggtctttgtgtttcttttggtcaacagtagttttttttttggcctttgAGTTACTCTACAGatgccattttttccccccagtttCTTTGTTGGTTTAGATGTTGTCCTGGGTTCTTTATTTGGTCACTCCTGGGCAGGTTCTCCACTATTCAGTATCTTCTTCATTTGTGGAACAAATCTCTCACTGTGGCTTTCTGGAGTCTCAAAGTCTCAGAAGTGGCTTTGTGACCATGTCCAGTCTGGTAGACAGTAATGACTTTGTTTCTTATCTGCTCTTAAATTTTTGGATTCTTTCTCCATTATTGTTTTATCTATTAACCTCAGACATGTTCTGTTTTGGAGATTTCTTGATTATACAATTCTCTCTGTAATCAAACCTTGATATTGTTAGAGGAATCTAAATATGATTGTTCACTGTCAGTTCATAAGTTAACAGCTTTCAGCTCACACAACACAAAACTATTTATCACGTCATAAattatcaacattttgtttatattgttttatttatatcagtCTTTCTGAGATTATAAAAGGGATATTAAGCAAGTGTACAATTCATGTATCCGttatcaaaacaaatgaatctgtatacaattaatttacattaatgAAACTAATGTAAATTAATTCCCCTTCACATTATAAAGGGCATATTAAACAAGTGTGCAATTCGTGTTTCCATTATTAAAACAAAGGAATCAGCGTTACGTATTAATTCCTTATCAATTTATTATCAATCATATCAGTATTTAGACAAAGCAGAACATCCACTTGTTAAATGTAAAGTGACAGCATACATCTGAGTTGCATTTACTCACAGAGAATCACTTCAATTAAAAGCTCACAGACAGTAGACAAAACAATAATCGGGTACTTTCGATGATTGTTAGATTAAAGCTGGAATTACTGCCTCAAAccccattttaaaaatgtaccttCCTACTAGAAAACGAAATGCATCTTGTGTGATTGAAATGATATTCAGCTCACATTCTTGTGTATAGACTGTTCAATCTGTTCCAGGACAATGATTACAATCCATTTAGCTTTCCTCCCCCTGGTATTAAAGCTCAGCCAAGTACCCACAAAACAGAGACCAAAGAGGACCTTGCAAAAGTAGGTGGAACAAATGTTTGCAGTAAtgtagtgtttttgcagtgaatgacATATGTGTTACTCTTTCTAATCTTTTCccacattttatcatgttgtaATCATaaacttcagtgttttattggaaattttttGCAATAGAGCAGTAGAAAGTAGGAAATAGTTTTGAAATGGAATGaaaattgtgtgtgttttattttactaaataaaaataatgactgtgctgtttatttgtattaaagCCCTCTTTCTTGATCGTGCTCAGCTGAGCAATAAAGAGACATGACTCACCTTCACAGCAAGACCACACAGcagatttgtgttttatcaATTTCAAATCAACTCACCTTTAATAGTGTTGACATTGCAGATCCCATTGTGCGCGTATTACTTTTTCTGTGAAGATCAGACTATAATACAATgagaaattgtttgaatgtagCTAGAGGTGAACACTCATTCAtcaaatgaatgaacaaatcTGTGAAGCTTTCTACATGCTACATGAATAATTCCCACCACTGAAGTGCGCCAATGTTGTTTTAACTGCCTTCGCTTAGACTGGTCGTTGTTCATGTCCAGAGATCCATTCAGAATAACTGCAGCACCAGCTTTATTGAGAACATGAAAGAAACAATGGAGATGCATCTGTTTGCTGTGCGTcttaattcaaataaacaacagCTAATCTGGACACTGCAGAGCTTCTGCTTTGTTGAGACAGAAACTCGGGCTGACTGATGAGCTCTCTGTGTTTAATGTTGGCTACTCCAGCTGATCCCTTTGTCTCGTTTCATAATTTTCATCcacatgtaataaaataaatattctgccTTGTTGCATCTCATCTGTTGTTTAATGCTGTATAAAATGATTCCAGACTACACAAAGCAACTatgatgaatttaatgaaaGCATCATCAAAGGACATTGGTGTCACTGGCAGAAAAGAAGTGATGGATTAGACTGTCCTAAGGGGGAAGTCCTGCACCTTCAACAAGTAATGAAAACTAATATGAAAACAGCAAGCAGGGACAAATAACTCTACAACACGTTCAGGTTCCACTGTCTTTCAGAGGGGTCATTATTGTCTCATATGTGAGAAAAATGGGTTGACGATGTTACGATTGATGACAGCCCATTAGTTGTTGTCCTGAAGAGTTATGGCAGTCTGTGATCGTGTCTTACTGAAAATCGATCACGGGCAGAAGCAGCAGCGCTGCATCCAGTTTGTGATCAGTTTCACGCATGGAGAGTAAGAACAAGTAACAACAGAGACAACAAGGACTGGAATTTGCTTCACaagaaatacaatgaaaaaaaaaatttttttttgataagaaaaggtgggttttttaaaagttaacttGTAAAGGCATTTTTatcaacgttttttttttacattttgtcatttaaaaaaaaaaaaattaatatgacAGAATGTGGAGGAAGGTTATCTGATTAAATGAAACCTAAACTACCCATCAATGTGAACACTGTGAAACAtgctggtggcagcatcatgcagggGAAAACAGCTTTCTTGGGGATGGAGAAAATGATGCAACTAGCTAAATACAGCATGAGATCCTGGGATGTAATTCAATTGGACAGAACAAGTTAAGTACCTGAAGTTAAACACTGAGTAATAAACAGAAGAGAAACGTAGAATTTACACAGCTAGAAATTATACTAGAAATACATAATTTACAGAAAGTGCTGATTCtgtattatttaagtttaactAATAACACCcattattttaagttaatattaTGAGCAGGAACTCAGGGAAATATTCTAACATCTGAGTTGAAAAATGGAACATATTTTTTCTACTGTCATTTATTGCCAAGGCAGGAGTAGCTGTTGACGGCACAAGTGAGCATTCCTCCTCAATTCTGGCTTTTATAGAAAAACAGTAAGAAGACAGctgctgttaaaaaaatttgCCGTCACAAATCCCATTGGTATTTTGTCACGAGCTGCATGGAGACACAACAAACATGACGAAggaggtgctctggtcagatcaGACAGAAATTtctatgttttatgttttactgtttgtttgattattactttaacttttagaggtattttttaaaagcccatctagggacaagtgctgcgaattagcttttgctattgCACTATGACgtaaacatgggactgctgttttctttcagtttgtctatgtcgatgtatgtctgtccctaccaaataaaataaaaaaattaaactttaccCCCACATAGTACATTTAACTAGTTAGctagaaattaatttctttcattaaCATATACATATGTTTGCACTatttaccaaaagaaaaacctgaatgAGCgatttttattgcacttttagttagaaacaataaattcaACTGGTGCTAAAACAGCTAGGTTTTGCACAAACAGGACTCATTATGTTGACTTGACTTGCTTAGCTGCAAAGTCTGTCTGCTCACTAACGGGGTCAGAGCTCCAAGCTTTATCCAGGCTGTTGCCTTAGAGCCTCAGTAGAAGTGTGACAAATGAGCCAAGTTGAACTGGTTGCGTTTGCacaaaattacttattttttttgtggttgttgtgtTTATGCCGGATATGTGACCCCTCAGTTCaggcataaaaaacaaaaattatttgtagcaaaaatCCAGATTCTGCTGACATAGCAATCAATTTGATAATTTTGCTTTGAATGTTTGCATGTTCTGCACTTTACACCAGA
This region includes:
- the poc5 gene encoding centrosomal protein POC5, whose translation is MSSEEDEDTPVLPKDSDRGSSVSSELQDEYEELFRYAVITPKHNLLFVAQGQRSQRADEPSEQHLQDPEADERHSIRSTRLSEASPQAERTAGPSSSKTSVHYDAPSEDLQAASKSSDNQESHDCAFTETFTSDENLSKMENILDTWSNNLKSNVLTELQKWKYAFMEQHRKEIKKEGEKHAVQIAGLKSELYTLKGLLRTYETSNQRKDEVIRNLSQVLDRQKEKQEKMKTFTHWRLQHAEAKEEAHAVQVARQHYSLQLKRKVWQSWHGLIQKHWKAKVERACRSRAEEVCSHLSAEYEAKLAEQSEALEKAEAEIQRLHFERERYEESMKKAFMRGVCALNMEALNMFQSTETRAEQLPTQEPHDPSPGQDERGSATLPKHQPFPTTSKRFSPVHFDRLEPTQMEADVMVGLRVSTSQEERLPSTAVLHSSLPVGGITNTHKQSGARIVTAGQQKSSKTVTARITARSDVGKVPHGGLQVMGVAPPMSSVVVERHHPITQLTVGQAIASKFPRPFQQNQTSAVGRASSRTHTSTCSVHSIKEVE